The following coding sequences are from one Drosophila gunungcola strain Sukarami chromosome 3L unlocalized genomic scaffold, Dgunungcola_SK_2 000014F, whole genome shotgun sequence window:
- the LOC128260082 gene encoding NADH dehydrogenase [ubiquinone] 1 alpha subcomplex subunit 9, mitochondrial — protein MAAIVLTRNLQLAKHHGNGVVGVLCLRGYSAAAAPPEDGPRPLKTTNPAAMKRGTGGRSSFNGIVATVFGATGFVGRYVCNKLGKSGTQMILPYRGDDSDVIRLKVTGDLGQVLFHFYNLEDPASIREAVKHSNVVINLVGRDFETKNFKYKDVNVNGAERIARISREAGVERFIHLSSLNVEANPQDLFVKGGSEWLKSKYEGELRVRDAFPNATIIRPADIYGSEDRFLRYYAHIWRRQFRSMPLWHKGEKTVKQPVYVSDVAQAIINAAKDPDSAGRIYQAVGPKRYQLSELVDWFHRLMRKDQKRWGYMRYDMRWDPTFLLKARLNSWICPGAPIGGLHPARIEREAVTDKVLTGVPTLEDLGINLTTMEQQVPWELRPYRAALYYDAELGEFETPSPPKCIEARDELRLFA, from the exons ATGGCCGCCATAGTACTAACCCGTAATCTCCAGCTGGCCA AGCACCATGGCAATGGCGTGGTTGGAGTTCTGTGCCTGCGTGGATATTCCGCCGCCGCTGCTCCGCCGGAAGATGGTCCGCGTCCGCTGAAGACCACGAATCCGGCTGCCATGAAGCGCGGAACTGGAGGACGAAGCAGTTTCAATGGGATTGTGGCCACGGTTTTCGGAGCCACCGGATTCGTGGGTCGCTATGTGTGCAATAAGCTGGGCAAATCCGGCACCCAGATGATCCTGCCCTACCGCGGTGACGATTCCGATGTCATACGCCTGAAGGTCACCGGCGATCTCGGCCAGGTGCTGTTCCACTTCTACAACCTGGAGGATCCCGCCTCCATTCGCGAAGCCGTCAAGCACTCGAACGTGGTCATCAATCTGGTGGGCAGGGACTTTGAGACCAAGAACTTCAAGTACAAGGATGTCAATGTCAACGGAGCCGAAAGGATTGCCAG GATTTCCCGCGAGGCTGGAGTGGAGCGCTTCATCCACCTGTCCTCCCTGAACGTGGAGGCCAATCCGCAGGATCTGTTCGTCAAAGGCGGCAGTGAGTGGCTGAAGAGCAAGTACGAGGGTGAGCTGCGCGTGCGCGACGCCTTCCCCAACGCCACGATCATCCGTCCGGCGGATATCTACGGGTCCGAGGATCGCTTCTTGCGCTACTACGCCCACATCTGGCGTCGTCAGTTCCGATCGATGCCGCTGTGGCACAAGGGCGAGAAGACTGTGAAGCAGCCCGTTTACGTTTCGGACGTGGCCCAGGCCATCATCAATGCCGCCAAGGATCCGGACTCCGCTGGTCGCATCTACCAGGCCGTGGG ACCCAAGCGCTACCAGCTGAGCGAGCTGGTCGACTGGTTCCACCGCCTGATGCGCAAGGACCAGAAGCGCTGGGGCTACATGCGCTACGACATGCGCTGGGACCCCACCTTCCTGCTGAAGGCCAGGCTGAACAGCTGGATCTGCCCCGGCGCCCCGATCGGCGGCCTGCATCCTGCACGCATCGAGCGCGAGGCTGTCACCGATAAAGTGCTGACTGGAGTGCCCACGCTGGAGGATCTGGGCATCAACCTGACCACCATGGAGCAGCAGGTGCCGTGGGAACTGCGTCCCTACCGCGCGGCCCTCTACTACGACGCCGAGTTGGGCGAATTCGAGACGCCATCGCCGCCCAAGTGCATCGAGGCGCGCGACGAACTGCGTCTGTTTGCCTAA